Proteins encoded by one window of Musa acuminata AAA Group cultivar baxijiao chromosome BXJ2-9, Cavendish_Baxijiao_AAA, whole genome shotgun sequence:
- the LOC103997721 gene encoding probable lipoxygenase 8, chloroplastic, whose amino-acid sequence MLTPQLNRHASSLLFCHGGSLPSGRGVPHGPAVLVRSKKTSKRSGVRSIRCALKEFRSSQAETDAVLAIKAVATVKVTVGGLLSNLGLPRGIDDVKDLLGKTLLLELVSTELDPKTGREKETVKAYAKKAKQHGDEIEYEATFKVPKDFGDIGGVFVVNEHRKEMFLEEIKLDASDHTATATTLTITCKSWVHSKSDNTDKRLFFVNKSYLPAQTPAGLRRLREEELEVIRGDGQGERKAFERIYDYDLYNDLGDPDHDVSKTRPVLGGSKEFPYPRRCRTGRPRSKKDPESETRSGFVYVPRDEAFSEVKSATFSSRTLRSALRAAIPSIQTAVIDAKLGFPHFNAIDSLFGDGLTLPKRQGVGFFQGLLPRLVNAITGGTQELLLFDSPEMIERDKFSWLRDEEFARQTLAGVNPYAIELIKEFPLLSKLDPEVYGPPESAITEEMIEEEINGVMTVHEAIENKRLFMLDYHDLLLPYVHKVRELEGTTLYGSRTIFFLTNDGTLRPLAIELTIPASATGPQWKQVFRPRRDATGAWLWRHAKSHVRAHDSCHHELISHWLRTHCCVEPYSIAAHRQLSEMHPIYRLLHPHFRYTMEINALARQALINGGGIIEISFSPLKYSMEISSVAYDQLWRFDMEALPADLIRRGMAVEDPTAEHGLRLTVDDYPFANDGLLIWSAIKQWVEDYVSHYYPDPSHITDDYELQRWWDEVRTEGHGDKKDEPWWPKLNTLESLIHTLTTIIWVASAHHAAVNFGQYGFGGYFPNRPSIARTNMPTEDAQKENFVRFLRKPEVSLLECLPSQIQATVVMAVLDVLSSHSVDEEYLGSELEAAWVKDPVIQRAYERFNGRIREIEGIIDSRNSDPKLKNRVGAGVVPYELMKPFSKPGITGMGIPNSVSI is encoded by the exons AGGAGCGGCGTGCGCAGTATACGCTGCGCGTTGAAGGAATTCCGGTCCTCTCAAGCGGAGACGGATGCCGTCTTGGCCATCAAAGCGGTCGCCACCGTCAAGGTGACGGTGGGCGGCTTGCTGAGTAACCTTGGACTGCCGCGCGGGATCGACGACGTCAAGGATTTGCTCGGCAAAACGCTCTTGCTCGAGCTCGTCAGCACCGAGCTGGATCCCA AGACTGGACGGGAAAAGGAGACCGTCAAGGCTTATGCTAAAAAGGCTAAGCAACATGGGGATGAGATCGAGTACGAGGCTACCTTCAAAGTTCCAAAGGATTTTGgcgacattggaggggtttttgtAGTGAACGAGCACCGCAAGGAGATGTTTCTGGAGGAAATCAAGCTCGACGCCAGCGATCATACTGCTACTGCTACTACGCTCACTATAACATGCAAATCATGGGTACACTCCAAGTCAGACAACACGGACAAGAGATTGTTCTTCGTCAACaag TCATACCTGCCTGCCCAAACACCAGCTGGGCTTCGCAGATTGAGGGAAGAAGAGCTTGAAGTCATCAGAGGAGACGGTCAGGGAGAGCGAAAGGCGTTCGAGAGGATCTACGACTACGATCTGTATAATGATCTAGGTGATCCAGATCATGATGTGAGCAAAACCAGACCAGTTCTTGGTGGTAGCAAGGAGTTCCCGTATCCGAGGCGCTGTAGGACAGGCCGCCCGAGATCAAAGAAAG ATCCAGAATCGGAAACAAGGAGCGGCTTCGTGTACGTTCCAAGAGACGAGGCCTTCTCTGAGGTCAAATCAGCGACCTTCTCGTCCAGGACATTGCGATCGGCGCTTCGTGCGGCTATTCCCTCCATCCAGACCGCTGTCATCGATGCCAAGCTCGGATTCCCGCACTTCAATGCCATTGACTCATTGTTCGGCGATGGCTTGACACTGCCAAAGCGACAAGGAGTGGGTTTCTTCCAAGGCTTGCTTCCTCGTTTGGTAAATGCCATTACCGGTGGAACTCAGGAACTGCTGCTGTTCGATTCACCTGAAATGATCGAGA GGGACAAGTTCTCATGGCTTAGGGACGAAGAGTTTGCTCGCCAAACGTTGGCCGGAGTGAACCCTTATGCCATTGAGCTGATCAAG GAATTTCCTCTGTTAAGCAAACTCGACCCTGAGGTCTATGGACCTCCTGAGTCAGCAATAACGGAGGAGATGATCGAGGAAGAGATAAACGGAGTCATGACCGTGCATGAG GCAATCGAGAATAAGAGGCTGTTCATGTTAGATTACCATGATCTGTTGTTGCCGTACGTGCACAAGGTGCGGGAGCTAGAAGGCACCACGTTGTATGGGTCTCGCACCATCTTCTTCCTCACCAACGATGGCACTCTGAGGCCGCTTGCGATCGAGCTTACTATACCAGCCTCTGCGACGGGGCCCCAATGGAAGCAGGTGTTCCGTCCTCGTCGGGACGCAACCGGGGCTTGGCTATGGAGGCATGCAAAGTCGCATGTGCGTGCTCACGATTCGTGCCACCACGAGCTCATCAGCCATTG GCTAAGAACACATTGTTGCGTCGAGCCCTACAGCATCGCGGCGCATCGGCAGCTCAGCGAGATGCACCCGATCTACCGGTTGCTGCACCCCCATTTCCGGTACACCATGGAGATCAATGCGCTTGCAAGGCAGGCCCTCATAAACGGCGGGGGGATCATCGAGATATCGTTCTCCCCGCTCAAGTACTCCATGGAGATCAGCTCCGTCGCCTACGACCAGCTTTGGCGCTTCGACATGGAAGCCCTGCCCGCCGACTTGATCCGAAG GGGAATGGCTGTTGAGGACCCCACAGCCGAGCACGGCCTGCGGCTGACCGTCGACGACTACCCATTCGCGAACGACGGCCTTCTGATCTGGTCTGCCATCAAGCAGTGGGTTGAGGACTACGTCTCACACTACTACCCAGATCCGAGCCACATCACCGACGACTATGAGCTCCAGAGGTGGTGGGACGAGGTCCGGACCGAGGGACACGGCGACAAGAAGGACGAGCCATGGTGGCCGAAACTTAACACGTTAGAGAGCCTCATCCACACCCTGACCACCATCATATGGGTAGCGTCGGCGCACCACGCCGCCGTGAACTTTGGGCAGTACGGCTTCGGAGGCTACTTTCCGAATCGCCCATCTATCGCGCGCACCAACATGCCCACGGAGGATGCGCAGAAGGAGAATTTTGTCAGGTTCTTGAGGAAGCCGGAGGTATCACTTCTTGAATGCCTGCCTAGCCAGATCCAAGCGACGGTGGTGATGGCGGTGCTGGATGTGCTGTCGAGCCATTCGGTGGACGAGGAGTACCTGGGTAGCGAGCTGGAGGCGGCGTGGGTGAAAGATCCGGTAATCCAACGAGCCTATGAGAGATTCAATGGAAGGATAAGGGAGATCGAGGGGATCATCGATTCACGGAATTCTGATCCTAAGCTGAAGAACAGAGTCGGAGCGGGCGTCGTCCCTTACGAGCTCATGAAGCCGTTCTCTAAGCCTGGAATTACAGGGATGGGGATTCCTAACAGTGTCTCCATCTAA